The following proteins come from a genomic window of Triticum aestivum cultivar Chinese Spring chromosome 6A, IWGSC CS RefSeq v2.1, whole genome shotgun sequence:
- the LOC123129526 gene encoding agamous-like MADS-box protein AGL29: MVRAAERGGGDEGGMKKLTQGRKKIPVECIEDANRLQVCFSKRRKGLVKKAFELSVLCGAQVALIVFSPAGKPYTYGHTSVDAVLDRFLLSYSGDVEAEAVAASQQTDLSELLRQEEELIKARDAEARRGKELQAEVRAAGVWIDGDMRHWELPELEAALNALERVQAEAAMRAHEIFAQDAMMQQTSAPARRTRVTRPPAVMKRWPWTPR, from the coding sequence ATGGTCAGGGCGGCGGAGAGGGGCGGCGGGGACGAAGGGGGGATGAAGAAGCTGACGCAGGGGCGCAAGAAGATCCCGGTGGAGTGCATCGAGGACGCGAACCGGCTGCAGGTCTGCTTCTCCAAGCGCCGCAAGGGCCTCGTCAAGAAGGCCTTCGAGCTCTCCGTGCTCTGCGGCGCGCAGGTGGCGCTCATCGTCTTCTCCCCCGCCGGCAAGCCCTACACCTACGGCCATACCTCCGTCGACGCCGTTCTCGACCGCTTCCTCCTCTCGTACTCCGGCGACGTGGAGGCCGAGGCGGTGGCGGCGAGCCAGCAGACGGATCTGAGCGAGCTCCTCCGCCAGGAGGAGGAGCTGATCAAGGCCCGCGACGCGGAGGCGCGCAGGGGCAAGGAGCTTCAGGCGGAGGTGCGCGCCGCCGGCGTCTGGATCGACGGCGACATGCGTCACTGGGAGCTGCCGGAGCTCGAGGCCGCGCTCAACGCGCTCGAGAGGGTCCAGGCGGAGGCCGCGATGCGCGCGCACGAGATCTTCGCCCAGGACGCCATGATGCAGCAGACCTCGGCCCCGGCTCGTCGTACACGGGTGACCCGTCCGCCGGCGGTCATGAAGAGATGGCCATGGACACCACGATGA
- the LOC123132395 gene encoding pentatricopeptide repeat-containing protein At4g21065 produces the protein MAPPSSSPPLPAWAAANALFRRHRRLLPLLLPPVSLCALLPVLSHCLVSGLAGNPFVASRLILASSRLSLTFSLLLLSHLPASSLSPFSFNSLIRASPPGLTLRLFEQMRRRGVPTDNYTLPFLIHACSGSDMALGQSLHGKSVRLGYSSHIFTQTALMNMYFGCGLAVSAGRVFDEMQARDVVAWTGMVSGYVDSGMHLRAAEVFKEMRGGEEVTRPNVATLVSVASAYASLGSLEYAKGLHGYVEKVGLRGDLILTNALMDMYGKCGSIESARALFDFMHEKDLLSWTTMISGLASHGHGKEAVALFLSMREVGVLPDSTTFIVVLSACSHAGLVDEGISIFNSMASEYKVTPDIKHYGCMVDLFSRAGLLSRAYELIDSMPFEPNLAILGALLSACSVNNELEIGELVLQKIDSVCSYKGGAGVLLSNIYANQNLWHEVDSIRRKIRNGTIPRKPPGQSSVASEVPFMSL, from the coding sequence ATGGCCccgccgtcgtcttctcctccCCTTCCGGCATGGGCGGCGGCGAACGCCCTCttccgacgccaccgccgccttcTCCCGCTCCTCCTTCCCCCGGTGTCCCTCTGCGCCCTCCTACCCGTCCTCTCCCACTGCCTCGTTTCCGGCCTCGCCGGCAACCCCTTCGTCGCCTCCCGCCTCATCCTCGCCTCCTCGCGCCTCTCCCTCAcattctccctcctcctcctctcccacctTCCAGCCTCTTCCCTCTCGCCCTTCTCCTTCAACTCGCTCATACGCGCGTCGCCTCCAGGCCTCACCCTCCGCCTGTTCGAACAAATGCGCCGCCGGGGCGTTCCCACGGATAACTACACCCTCCCCTTCTTGATCCATGCCTGTTCCGGCAGTGACATGGCACTGGGACAGTCCCTGCACGGGAAGAGCGTCCGTCTTGGTTACAGCTCCCACATCTTCACGCAGACGGCGCTGATGAACATGTACTTTGGGTGTGGCTTGGCTGTTTCCGCCGGCagggtgttcgatgaaatgcaggCGAGGGATGTGGTTGCATGGACCGGCATGGTCTCTGGTTATGTGGACTCTGGAATGCACCTTCGAGCTGCTGAGGTCTTTAAGGAGATGAGAGGCGGTGAGGAGGTTACAAGGCCTAATGTAGCAACGTTGGTGTCGGTTGCTTCTGCGTATGCCAGTCTTGGCTCCCTGGAGTATGCTAAGGGGCTGCACGGCTATGTGGAGAAGGTGGGGTTGCGAGGCGATTTGATTCTGACGAATGCACTGATGGATATGTATGGAAAGTGTGGTAGCATAGAGTCAGCTCGTGCTCTGTTTGATTTCATGCATGAGAAGGACCTACTTTCATGGACAACGATGATTTCAGGGTTGGCTTCTCATGGACATGGCAAAGAAGCGGTTGCTTTGTTTTTAAGCATGCGCGAGGTGGGAGTACTGCCGGACTCAACCACCTTCATCGTGGTTCTGTCTGCTTGTAGCCATGCTGGACTGGTGGATGAGGGGATATCAATCTTCAATTCCATGGCGAGTGAGTACAAGGTCACCCCAGATATTAAGCACTATGGTTGCATGGTGGATCTTTTCAGCAGGGCAGGACTTCTTTCACGTGCTTATGAGCTTATTGATAGCATGCCTTTTGAGCCAAACTTGGCAATTCTTGGAGCATTGCTGAGTGCATGCAGTGTCAATAATGAACTGGAGATTGGGGAACTAGTTCTCCAGAAGATTGATTCTGTTTGCTCCTATAAAGGAGGTGCTGGTGTGCTTCTGTCCAACATCTACGCTAACCAGAACTTATGGCATGAAGTTGATTCCATTAGAAGGAAGATAAGAAATGGTACCATACCCAGAAAGCCACCTGGTCAGAGTTCGGTGGCATCAGAAGTTCCTTTCATGAGTTTGTGA